Proteins found in one Corynebacterium sanguinis genomic segment:
- a CDS encoding DUF3239 domain-containing protein: MSGFQFEVDEDWAKKHNEMLRDTRYLVISAIALFVLCLAGGVAVWLLVDPASPWRLLGSLGLVLFGVMMLIVGLAIPRSVGSTQSLFDAHPLAPAIIADLPGTRTTLLALVNTTVDPAQPARWALTCRDVQAVPLTEGSVGTKVPVVAVGGQRNAGDAGTWQVITPMPIAWGTPERDVFSDAVSAIPAEQWNTLRRAKDRLPEVRAAKNNLLIL, translated from the coding sequence ATGAGCGGTTTTCAGTTTGAAGTCGACGAGGACTGGGCAAAGAAGCATAACGAGATGCTGCGCGACACGCGCTACCTCGTCATCTCCGCCATCGCGCTATTCGTTCTCTGTCTCGCCGGCGGGGTCGCCGTGTGGCTGCTCGTTGACCCGGCCTCGCCGTGGCGCCTGCTCGGGAGCCTGGGCCTTGTTTTGTTCGGCGTGATGATGCTTATCGTCGGCCTGGCCATTCCCCGCTCGGTCGGTTCCACGCAATCGCTTTTCGACGCCCACCCGCTTGCCCCGGCGATCATCGCAGACCTCCCCGGCACCCGCACCACCCTGCTCGCGCTGGTGAACACGACGGTCGACCCAGCCCAGCCCGCACGATGGGCGCTGACCTGCCGCGACGTTCAGGCGGTGCCACTGACGGAGGGCTCCGTGGGCACGAAGGTCCCGGTTGTCGCAGTTGGCGGGCAGCGTAACGCCGGCGACGCGGGCACCTGGCAGGTGATCACCCCGATGCCGATCGCGTGGGGCACGCCTGAGCGCGACGTTTTTTCCGACGCTGTCTCAGCCATCCCGGCAGAACAATGGAACACCCTGAGGCGCGCGAAGGACCGGCTTCCGGAAGTGCGCGCCGCGAAAAATAATTTGCTGATTCTCTAA